In Candidatus Methylomirabilota bacterium, the following proteins share a genomic window:
- a CDS encoding aldo/keto reductase: MLMRRLGRTGLKVSALCLGGNTFGWTTDQKASEAVLDAYCEAGGNFIDTADVYSRWAPGNTGGESEAALGLWMTARKNRASVLIATKVCGPMGPGPNDKGLSRAHIMEGVEASLRRLQTDYIDLYQAHWDDQDTPLEETLRAFDDLIRQGKVRYLGASNYPAWRLTRALWESDRHRYARYECLQPKYNLVMRDEYERELEPLCREQEVGVIPYSSLASGFLSGKYRSGEPLPKTARAGGVEKTYMNERGFRVLAAVEKAAAAANASAAQVSLSWLAHRPGITAPIASATSVSQLKELVGGIDLKLDAEQTAALDQASAWRDA, encoded by the coding sequence GGACCACCGACCAGAAGGCCTCCGAGGCGGTGCTCGACGCCTACTGCGAGGCGGGCGGCAACTTCATCGACACCGCCGACGTCTACTCGCGCTGGGCTCCCGGCAACACGGGCGGGGAGTCGGAGGCCGCGCTCGGCCTCTGGATGACCGCGCGGAAGAACCGCGCGTCGGTGCTGATCGCCACCAAGGTCTGCGGGCCGATGGGTCCGGGTCCCAACGACAAGGGTCTCTCGCGCGCCCACATCATGGAAGGCGTCGAGGCCTCGCTGCGGCGCCTTCAGACCGACTACATCGACCTCTACCAGGCGCACTGGGACGACCAGGACACGCCGCTCGAGGAGACCCTGCGGGCTTTCGACGATCTGATCCGGCAGGGCAAGGTGCGCTACCTCGGCGCCTCGAACTACCCGGCGTGGCGACTGACCCGCGCGCTGTGGGAGAGCGACCGCCACCGCTACGCGCGCTACGAGTGCCTGCAGCCGAAGTACAACCTGGTGATGCGCGACGAGTACGAGCGCGAGCTGGAGCCGCTCTGCCGCGAGCAGGAGGTGGGGGTGATCCCGTACTCCTCGCTGGCCAGCGGCTTCCTGTCGGGCAAGTACCGCTCCGGCGAGCCGCTGCCCAAGACCGCGCGCGCCGGCGGGGTCGAGAAGACCTACATGAACGAGCGCGGCTTCCGGGTGCTGGCCGCGGTGGAGAAGGCCGCGGCGGCGGCCAACGCCAGCGCCGCCCAGGTGTCGCTGTCGTGGCTCGCCCACCGGCCGGGGATCACCGCGCCGATCGCGTCGGCCACCTCCGTTTCTCAGCTGAAAGAGCTGGTGGGAGGGATCGACCTGAAGCTCGACGCCGAGCAGACCGCCGCCCTCGACCAGGCGAGCGCCTGGCGCGACGCCTGA
- a CDS encoding adenylate/guanylate cyclase domain-containing protein — protein MTCPGCGQTNPAGAQFCGGCGSRLAAVCPSCQAPNPPGNRFCHQCGAALAAPAASAAPASPAPSASPVTYTPRHLAEKILTSAGALQGERKQVTVLFVDVSGFTALSERLDPEEVHRIMSRAFDSMLAEVHRYEGTVNQFLGDGIMAIFGAPIAHEDHAVRAVHAALGIARALEAYQAELLPRGIRFGARQGLNTGLVVVGSIGSDLRMDYTAVGDATNVAARMQQGGAPGRVTISEATYRLVRGYFETRPLGPMEVKGKTEPVGAWEVVAAHEARTRLEIAAEGGLTPFVGRERELGLLLEAFGRARDGQGQVAFLVAEAGMGKSRLLSELRRRIGGEAAWHEGHCLSFGRAMPFHPLVDLLRRQLDIEQGDTEAAAAAKVERGLAAISPELAHVAPYLRALLSIDPGADLRSMTPAERRAETFEALRSMLVRNAEKRPQVVVIEDLHWIDGVSEQFLTTLTESVPALRALLVFTYRPGYASPFGERSYFTRVVPGALSREESARIAQAVLGAEALPDELRALVADKAEGNPFYVEELVRSLEETGALRTVEGRLALTRPVSQIAVPDRVQDVIAARVDRLAEAPKVTLQLAAVIGREFSRRLVDHVSQIGEATDPALRELSALELIHERRRFPELAYGFKHALTQDVAYASLLVQRRRELHRLVGAAIETLYADRLPEHYEVLAHHFSRTDDAERALAYLIRAAQKATQAFGLRQALDLYAEALGAAERLGDRAPVTTLITIHSARADLFFGVGDFPRSREAAETVVELARRAEDRSAEANALIQAASALQWAEDLPAALEGAREAIELAEAAGAQRPLAGGLYVRGYIHLVSGNLDPAKDDVERALAIGRSVSDPNRQALALHLLALRSGWRGDYREGLEQASEGARLARDHSLVIPLLRCLWNQGAMWNDLGQYDAAFVALSEGLALAERIGDDAFIPRFQNTLGWMLLECGALDRGMELSELSYEVTNRSSRAGHGTGAERRAFIRNNEADAFMTRGDLASAAEALAESHSIVLHPPPSRWMTWRYATHCYASQGQLALRQGDPARAGRLADQSLELAAPTASRKFEAWAWRIKGESATARHAWGEAEEALQRSLALATAIRQPRQTWLSHEALGRLDAARGRRDDALARYRAAWDIITSLRAATRDPGLREGLESSPLAREVESLIGGSS, from the coding sequence GTGACCTGCCCGGGCTGCGGCCAGACGAATCCGGCCGGCGCCCAGTTCTGCGGGGGCTGCGGGAGCCGATTGGCCGCGGTCTGTCCCTCGTGCCAGGCTCCCAACCCGCCGGGCAACCGCTTCTGCCACCAGTGCGGGGCGGCCCTCGCCGCACCGGCGGCGTCCGCTGCCCCCGCGTCGCCGGCTCCCTCCGCGTCGCCGGTCACCTACACGCCACGGCACCTGGCCGAGAAGATCCTCACCAGCGCCGGCGCCCTGCAGGGCGAGCGCAAGCAGGTGACGGTGCTGTTCGTCGACGTGTCCGGCTTCACGGCGCTCTCGGAGCGCCTCGACCCCGAGGAGGTCCACCGGATCATGAGCCGGGCCTTCGACTCCATGCTGGCCGAGGTCCACCGTTACGAGGGCACCGTCAACCAGTTCCTGGGGGACGGGATCATGGCGATCTTCGGGGCGCCGATCGCGCACGAGGACCACGCGGTCCGCGCGGTGCACGCCGCGCTCGGCATCGCGCGGGCGCTCGAGGCGTACCAGGCCGAGCTGCTCCCGCGTGGGATCCGTTTTGGCGCCCGGCAGGGGCTCAACACCGGGCTCGTGGTGGTAGGCAGCATCGGCAGCGATCTGCGCATGGACTACACCGCGGTGGGCGACGCCACCAACGTGGCCGCGCGCATGCAGCAGGGCGGAGCGCCCGGCCGCGTGACGATCTCGGAGGCGACCTACCGTCTGGTGCGCGGTTACTTCGAGACGCGACCCCTGGGGCCGATGGAGGTCAAGGGCAAGACCGAGCCCGTCGGCGCGTGGGAGGTGGTGGCGGCGCACGAGGCCCGCACGCGGCTGGAGATCGCCGCCGAGGGCGGGCTCACGCCGTTCGTGGGGCGGGAGCGAGAGCTGGGCCTGCTGCTCGAAGCCTTCGGGCGCGCCCGCGACGGCCAGGGCCAGGTGGCCTTCCTGGTGGCCGAGGCCGGGATGGGCAAGTCGCGCCTGCTGTCCGAGCTGCGCCGGCGGATCGGCGGCGAGGCCGCGTGGCACGAAGGGCACTGCCTGTCCTTCGGCCGGGCCATGCCCTTCCATCCGCTGGTCGACCTGCTCCGTCGGCAGCTCGACATCGAGCAAGGGGACACGGAAGCGGCGGCCGCCGCGAAGGTCGAGCGGGGCCTGGCCGCGATCAGTCCGGAGCTCGCGCATGTTGCGCCGTATCTGCGGGCGCTCCTGTCCATCGATCCGGGCGCCGACCTGCGCTCGATGACTCCCGCCGAGCGGCGGGCCGAGACCTTCGAAGCGCTGCGGAGCATGCTGGTCCGGAATGCCGAGAAGCGGCCGCAGGTCGTGGTGATCGAGGACCTGCACTGGATCGACGGGGTGAGCGAGCAGTTCCTGACGACCCTGACCGAGAGCGTGCCGGCCCTGCGCGCGCTGCTCGTGTTCACCTACCGCCCAGGGTACGCGAGCCCGTTCGGAGAGCGGAGCTACTTCACGCGCGTGGTGCCGGGGGCGCTCTCCCGCGAGGAGAGCGCGCGCATCGCCCAGGCGGTGCTGGGCGCCGAAGCGCTGCCCGACGAGCTCCGCGCCCTCGTCGCGGACAAGGCGGAGGGCAACCCGTTCTACGTCGAGGAGCTGGTCCGCTCTCTCGAGGAGACGGGCGCGCTCCGGACCGTCGAGGGGCGGCTGGCCCTCACCCGGCCCGTCTCGCAGATCGCGGTGCCCGACCGGGTCCAGGACGTGATCGCGGCCCGGGTGGACCGGCTCGCCGAGGCGCCGAAGGTCACCCTCCAGCTCGCCGCCGTGATCGGGCGCGAGTTCAGCCGCCGTCTCGTCGATCACGTGTCCCAGATCGGCGAGGCCACGGATCCCGCCCTGCGCGAGCTGAGCGCGCTCGAGCTCATTCACGAGCGGCGACGGTTTCCCGAGCTGGCCTACGGCTTCAAGCACGCCCTGACCCAGGACGTGGCCTACGCCTCCCTGCTCGTCCAGCGCCGGCGCGAGCTCCACCGGCTCGTCGGCGCGGCCATCGAGACGCTCTACGCCGATCGGCTCCCCGAGCACTATGAGGTTCTCGCCCATCACTTCTCCCGCACCGACGACGCGGAGCGGGCGCTTGCCTACCTGATCCGGGCCGCCCAGAAGGCCACCCAGGCCTTCGGCCTGCGCCAGGCGCTCGATCTCTACGCGGAAGCGCTCGGCGCGGCCGAGCGTCTCGGAGACCGCGCCCCGGTGACGACCCTGATAACCATCCACTCGGCCCGGGCGGACCTCTTCTTCGGGGTGGGCGACTTCCCGCGCTCCCGGGAGGCCGCCGAGACCGTCGTGGAGCTGGCCCGGCGCGCGGAGGATCGCTCCGCCGAGGCCAACGCGCTGATCCAGGCCGCCTCCGCGCTCCAGTGGGCGGAGGACCTGCCCGCCGCGCTCGAGGGCGCCCGCGAGGCGATCGAGCTCGCCGAGGCCGCGGGGGCGCAGCGGCCGCTCGCCGGCGGCCTCTACGTGCGCGGGTACATCCACCTGGTGAGCGGGAATCTCGACCCCGCGAAGGACGACGTGGAGCGGGCGCTCGCGATCGGCCGGTCGGTGAGCGACCCCAACCGGCAGGCCCTGGCGCTGCACTTGCTGGCCCTGCGCTCGGGCTGGCGCGGCGACTACCGTGAGGGGCTCGAGCAGGCGAGCGAAGGCGCCCGGCTCGCCCGCGACCACTCCCTGGTCATCCCGCTCCTCCGCTGCCTCTGGAACCAGGGCGCGATGTGGAACGACCTGGGCCAGTACGATGCCGCGTTCGTGGCGCTGAGCGAAGGGCTCGCGCTCGCCGAGCGCATCGGCGACGACGCCTTCATCCCGCGGTTCCAGAACACCCTCGGGTGGATGCTCCTGGAGTGCGGCGCGCTCGACCGGGGCATGGAGCTGTCCGAGCTGTCGTACGAGGTGACCAACCGCTCCTCGCGGGCCGGTCACGGCACCGGAGCCGAGCGGCGCGCCTTCATCCGGAACAACGAGGCCGACGCGTTCATGACGCGGGGCGACCTGGCGAGCGCCGCGGAGGCCCTCGCGGAATCGCATTCGATCGTGCTGCATCCGCCCCCATCCCGCTGGATGACGTGGCGCTACGCGACCCACTGCTACGCGAGCCAGGGGCAGCTCGCGCTGCGCCAGGGCGATCCCGCGCGGGCGGGGCGTCTGGCCGACCAGAGCCTCGAGCTCGCGGCGCCGACCGCCTCCCGGAAGTTCGAGGCGTGGGCCTGGCGGATCAAGGGGGAGAGCGCCACCGCCCGCCACGCCTGGGGCGAGGCGGAGGAGGCGCTGCAGCGCTCGCTGGCGCTCGCGACCGCGATCCGCCAGCCGCGCCAGACCTGGCTGAGCCACGAGGCCCTGGGGCGGCTCGACGCGGCGCGCGGCCGGCGCGACGACGCGCTCGCGCGCTACCGCGCGGCGTGGGACATCATCACCTCGTTGCGCGCGGCGACGCGCGATCCGGGCCTGCGGGAGGGGCTCGAGTCCTCGCCGCTTGCCCGGGAAGTCGAATCCCTGATCGGAGGATCGTCATGA
- a CDS encoding LLM class flavin-dependent oxidoreductase → MTVEIGVLIPTREAIMSGRPETGPLITMAERAEAAGFDSVWIGDSITARPRHEPLTLMAAIAARTKRVRLGTGVLLPALRNPVVLAHLIATVDQVAEGRVILGVGIAADTPQIRKEFAACGVPWDRRVGRFLETLEICRALWQRDAVTFHGKHFSLDGATVEPKPHRAGGPPIWIGGSGPTAFREAARFDAWFPTGPSVEFFAEHFPGIQAAARSAGRAADAVSGAAYVTLALDADRTNAEQRLRQFLETYYAAPAAAIMARQATYAGPIEGCAEWLQRWIDAGARHLALRFAGGDQLAQVADAAAHLLPRLKR, encoded by the coding sequence ATGACCGTCGAGATCGGTGTCCTGATTCCCACGCGCGAGGCGATCATGTCGGGCCGGCCCGAGACGGGCCCGCTCATCACCATGGCCGAGCGCGCCGAGGCCGCCGGCTTCGACTCGGTGTGGATCGGCGATTCGATCACCGCGCGGCCGCGCCACGAGCCGCTCACCCTGATGGCCGCGATCGCGGCGCGCACGAAGCGCGTGCGCCTCGGCACCGGCGTGCTGCTGCCCGCGCTGCGCAACCCGGTGGTGCTCGCGCACCTGATCGCCACCGTGGACCAGGTGGCCGAGGGACGGGTGATCCTCGGGGTGGGCATCGCCGCGGACACGCCGCAGATCCGCAAGGAGTTCGCGGCCTGCGGGGTGCCGTGGGATCGCCGGGTGGGCCGGTTCCTCGAGACGCTCGAGATCTGCCGCGCGCTCTGGCAGCGCGACGCGGTCACCTTCCACGGCAAGCACTTCAGCCTGGACGGCGCCACCGTCGAGCCCAAGCCGCACCGGGCCGGCGGGCCGCCCATCTGGATCGGCGGCTCCGGGCCGACCGCCTTCCGCGAGGCCGCGCGCTTCGACGCGTGGTTCCCGACCGGGCCGAGCGTGGAGTTCTTCGCCGAGCACTTCCCGGGGATCCAGGCCGCGGCGCGCTCGGCGGGCCGGGCCGCCGACGCGGTCTCGGGCGCCGCGTACGTGACCCTCGCGCTGGATGCCGACCGGACCAACGCCGAGCAGCGGCTGCGCCAGTTCCTCGAGACGTACTACGCGGCGCCGGCCGCCGCGATCATGGCGCGCCAGGCGACCTACGCGGGGCCGATCGAGGGCTGCGCGGAGTGGCTCCAGCGCTGGATCGACGCGGGCGCCCGGCACCTGGCGCTGCGCTTTGCGGGCGGCGACCAGCTCGCGCAGGTGGCGGACGCCGCCGCCCACCTCCTCCCGCGCCTGAAGCGGTAA